In one Tessaracoccus palaemonis genomic region, the following are encoded:
- a CDS encoding PLP-dependent aminotransferase family protein yields MLSERIERLRPSPIRRILAVADRPGMVSFAGGLPATETLPSWSASVEPSVLQYGPSQGDPELREAVSAQLTALGLDAPADRVMILSGSQQGIDLAAKLLIDAGTPTAVESPTYLAALQVFRLYGARLVGLDQVGHGGARLAYAIPTFANPTGHCATPAERDALAAACLASGTVLFEDDPYRDLAYDPLPATPIAARIRGGSWIYQGSFSKTFAPGLRLGFLAASEDLFTPLVMLKESVDLHSSRLSQRIVLDAIESPGWPARLTGLVDFYRGRRDQFAAALDRHFAGLAEWETPPGGLFFWLRLPSPIDTRTLLDESLRRGVAFMPGEEFYPGEPEVGHLRLNFSHAAPADVDRGLATLADLLREQAA; encoded by the coding sequence CGCCGACCGGCCGGGCATGGTCTCCTTCGCGGGCGGCCTGCCCGCCACGGAGACGCTGCCGTCCTGGTCCGCGTCGGTGGAGCCAAGCGTCCTCCAGTACGGCCCCAGCCAGGGGGATCCGGAACTGCGGGAGGCCGTCTCGGCCCAGCTGACGGCGCTGGGCCTCGACGCCCCCGCGGACCGCGTCATGATTCTGAGCGGCAGCCAGCAGGGCATCGACCTCGCCGCCAAACTGCTGATCGACGCGGGCACCCCCACCGCGGTGGAGTCGCCCACCTATCTCGCCGCGCTCCAGGTGTTCCGCCTCTACGGGGCGAGGCTCGTCGGGCTCGATCAGGTCGGTCACGGCGGGGCGCGGTTGGCCTACGCCATCCCCACCTTCGCGAACCCGACGGGGCACTGCGCGACCCCGGCCGAGCGGGACGCGCTCGCCGCCGCCTGCCTCGCCAGCGGCACGGTACTGTTCGAGGACGACCCGTACCGCGACCTCGCCTACGACCCCCTCCCCGCGACGCCGATCGCCGCGCGGATTCGGGGTGGCTCCTGGATCTACCAGGGCTCGTTCTCCAAGACGTTCGCGCCGGGGCTGCGGCTCGGGTTCCTCGCCGCGTCCGAGGACCTGTTCACGCCCCTGGTCATGCTGAAGGAGTCCGTCGACCTGCACAGCTCCCGGCTCTCGCAGCGGATCGTGCTCGACGCCATCGAGTCACCTGGCTGGCCGGCCAGGCTGACCGGGCTCGTCGACTTCTACCGGGGCAGACGCGATCAGTTCGCCGCCGCGCTCGACCGGCACTTCGCAGGCCTGGCCGAGTGGGAGACGCCGCCGGGCGGCCTGTTCTTCTGGCTCCGGCTGCCCTCGCCCATCGACACGCGCACCCTGCTCGACGAGAGCCTGCGCCGAGGCGTCGCGTTCATGCCGGGCGAGGAGTTCTACCCCGGAGAGCCGGAGGTCGGCCACCTGCGGCTCAACTTCAGCCACGCCGCACCAGCGGACGTCGACCGCGGGTTGGCCACCCTCGCAGACCTGCTCCGCGAGCAGGCCGCCTAG
- a CDS encoding alpha/beta hydrolase: MPDRELAGFECLEFELPDEPTYALEPERSLVATVVRRAAPRTARAVLFVHGWNDYFFQRHLADEMDAQGYDFYAIDLRRYGRSLRPKQLAGYVAALEDYYVELDLAVSLMRDEGHDEIVLMGHSTGGLLLSIYASERPGQFSALVLNSPWLELQAMSSMRSATQRMFSAASALLPTTPFPGTDNGFYRRSISVREDGEWTYNDNLKGDPAFLVRIGWLSAIMAAQGRVAAGLDIDCPVLVAVSERTDFRRKWDEALSKADIVLDVNAIAERAHCLGDLVVLVRIPDALHDLALSAPEVRARVFAEYGRFLRCYSIGAEGPAE, encoded by the coding sequence GTGCCTGACCGGGAACTCGCGGGTTTCGAGTGTCTGGAGTTCGAACTTCCCGACGAGCCGACGTATGCCCTGGAGCCTGAGCGCTCGCTCGTGGCGACGGTGGTGCGGCGGGCCGCTCCGCGGACCGCGCGGGCGGTGCTTTTCGTGCACGGCTGGAACGACTACTTCTTCCAGCGGCACCTGGCCGACGAGATGGACGCGCAGGGCTACGACTTCTACGCGATCGACCTGCGCCGATACGGCCGGTCGCTCCGGCCGAAGCAGCTCGCCGGGTACGTCGCAGCACTCGAGGACTACTACGTCGAGCTCGACCTCGCCGTCAGCCTGATGCGCGATGAGGGGCATGACGAGATCGTCCTGATGGGCCACTCGACGGGAGGCCTGCTCCTCTCGATCTACGCCAGCGAGCGGCCCGGCCAGTTCTCCGCGCTTGTGCTCAACTCGCCGTGGCTGGAGCTGCAGGCCATGTCGAGCATGAGGTCCGCCACGCAGCGCATGTTCAGCGCGGCGAGCGCGCTGCTGCCGACCACTCCCTTCCCCGGCACGGACAACGGCTTCTACCGGCGGTCCATCTCCGTGCGCGAGGACGGCGAGTGGACGTACAACGACAACCTCAAGGGCGACCCCGCCTTCCTGGTGCGGATCGGCTGGCTGTCGGCGATCATGGCTGCCCAGGGTCGGGTCGCCGCCGGCCTCGACATCGACTGCCCCGTGCTGGTGGCCGTCTCTGAGCGCACCGACTTCCGCCGCAAGTGGGACGAGGCCCTGTCGAAGGCCGACATCGTGCTCGACGTCAACGCCATCGCCGAGCGGGCACACTGCCTCGGCGACCTCGTCGTGCTCGTCCGGATCCCCGACGCGCTGCACGATCTCGCGCTCTCGGCGCCGGAGGTCCGGGCGCGAGTGTTCGCCGAGTACGGACGCTTCCTACGCTGCTACTCGATCGGCGCCGAGGGCCCAGCCGAGTAG
- a CDS encoding DUF3073 domain-containing protein: MGRGRAKAKQTRVARDLKYRAVDTDFTSLERELRGDSALATSESNDLPDPYADLADQYADFEDDDERRSS, encoded by the coding sequence ATGGGGCGCGGCCGTGCAAAGGCGAAGCAGACCAGGGTTGCCCGCGATCTGAAGTATCGCGCGGTGGACACCGATTTCACCTCTCTGGAGCGTGAGCTCCGAGGCGATTCAGCCCTCGCTACGAGCGAGAGCAATGACCTCCCGGATCCCTACGCGGATCTTGCTGACCAGTACGCAGACTTCGAGGACGACGACGAGCGTCGCTCGTCCTGA
- a CDS encoding NADP-dependent isocitrate dehydrogenase: MGKIIYTLTDEAPLLATYSFLPIARAFAGQAGVDVETRDISLAARILAQFPDVLPAEQRVDDALTELGELAKTPEANIIKLPNISASVPQLKAAIAELQGQGFAIPDYPEDPATDEDRDVRARYDRVKGSAVNPVLREGNSDRRAPESVKNYARKNPHRMGAWSADSRTSVATMDDGDFRHTELSVVLPSDDVLTIRHRAADGTVTSLKENLSVLAGEIVDAAVLRAAALDAFLADQVAAAKASGVLFSVHLKATMMKVSDPIIFGHVIRAFFPATFERFGADLAAAGLSPNDGLGAILAGLDALDNGAEIRTSFAQEVAEGPRLAMVNSDKGITNLHVPSDVIVDASMPAMIRTSGHMWGPSGEEDDTLAVLPDSSYAGVYQAVIADCQANGAFDPRTMGTVPNVGLMAQKAEEYGSHDKTFEIAADGVVEIVNAAGDVLTSHDVAAGDIWRACQTKDAPVQDWVKLAVSRARITGWPAVFWLDPERAHDRNIAAKVETYLADHDTDGLDLRVLSPVEATTLSVTRIRAGGNTISVTGNVLRDYLTDLFPILELGTSAKMLSVVPLMAGGGLFETGAGGSAPKHVQQLVEEDYLRWDSLGEFLALAASFEHLAQEEGNARAQVLADTLDRATGSFLDNDKSPTRRVGGIDNRGSHYWLGRYWAEELAGQSVDAELAAIFAPVAAALADGEARIVGELNGVQGHPADIGGYYRPDEAKTTAVMRPSVTLNAVIDALG; the protein is encoded by the coding sequence ATGGGCAAGATCATCTACACCCTCACCGACGAGGCACCCCTTCTCGCCACCTACTCGTTCCTGCCCATCGCCCGGGCCTTCGCCGGCCAGGCCGGGGTGGACGTCGAGACCCGCGACATCTCCCTGGCGGCCCGCATCCTGGCCCAGTTCCCCGACGTCCTGCCCGCGGAGCAGCGGGTCGACGATGCGCTGACCGAGCTCGGCGAGCTGGCCAAGACGCCCGAGGCGAACATCATCAAGCTGCCGAACATCTCGGCGTCGGTCCCCCAGCTCAAGGCGGCCATCGCCGAGTTGCAGGGCCAGGGCTTCGCGATCCCGGACTACCCGGAGGACCCCGCGACCGACGAGGACCGCGACGTCCGCGCGCGCTACGACCGCGTGAAGGGCTCCGCCGTCAACCCCGTGCTGCGCGAGGGCAACTCCGACCGTCGCGCGCCCGAGTCGGTCAAGAACTACGCGCGCAAGAACCCGCACCGCATGGGCGCCTGGAGCGCCGACTCGAGGACGTCCGTCGCGACGATGGACGACGGCGACTTCCGCCACACCGAGCTGTCCGTCGTGCTGCCCTCCGACGACGTGCTGACGATCCGCCACCGCGCCGCGGACGGCACCGTCACGTCGCTCAAGGAGAACCTCTCGGTCCTCGCCGGCGAGATCGTCGACGCCGCCGTGCTGCGCGCCGCCGCCCTCGACGCGTTCCTGGCCGATCAGGTCGCCGCGGCCAAGGCGTCCGGCGTGCTGTTCTCCGTGCACCTGAAGGCCACGATGATGAAGGTCTCCGACCCGATCATCTTCGGCCACGTCATCCGGGCCTTCTTCCCCGCCACGTTCGAGCGCTTCGGCGCCGACCTGGCCGCGGCCGGCCTCTCCCCCAACGACGGACTCGGGGCGATCCTGGCCGGCCTCGACGCCCTGGACAACGGCGCCGAGATCCGCACCTCGTTCGCGCAGGAGGTGGCAGAAGGGCCGCGCCTGGCGATGGTGAACTCCGACAAGGGCATCACCAACCTTCACGTCCCCTCCGACGTCATCGTCGACGCCTCGATGCCGGCGATGATCCGCACCTCCGGCCACATGTGGGGCCCGTCGGGCGAGGAGGACGACACCCTCGCGGTGCTGCCCGACTCCTCCTACGCCGGCGTCTACCAGGCCGTCATCGCGGACTGCCAGGCCAACGGCGCCTTCGACCCCCGCACGATGGGCACCGTGCCCAACGTCGGGCTGATGGCGCAGAAGGCCGAGGAGTACGGCTCGCACGACAAGACCTTCGAGATCGCCGCTGACGGCGTCGTCGAGATCGTGAACGCGGCCGGCGACGTGCTGACCTCGCACGACGTGGCCGCGGGCGACATCTGGCGCGCCTGCCAGACCAAGGACGCGCCCGTGCAGGACTGGGTGAAGCTGGCCGTGAGCCGCGCCCGGATCACCGGCTGGCCCGCAGTGTTCTGGCTCGACCCGGAGCGCGCCCACGACCGCAACATCGCGGCGAAGGTCGAGACATACCTCGCCGACCACGACACCGACGGTCTCGACCTGCGGGTCCTGAGCCCTGTCGAGGCCACGACGCTGAGCGTCACGCGCATCCGCGCCGGGGGGAACACCATCTCGGTGACGGGCAACGTGCTGCGCGACTACCTCACCGACCTGTTCCCGATCCTCGAGCTCGGCACCTCCGCCAAGATGCTGTCGGTCGTCCCGCTGATGGCGGGCGGCGGCCTCTTCGAGACCGGAGCCGGCGGCTCGGCCCCGAAGCACGTGCAGCAGCTCGTCGAGGAGGACTACCTGCGCTGGGACTCCCTCGGCGAGTTCCTCGCGCTGGCCGCGTCGTTCGAGCACCTGGCTCAGGAGGAGGGCAACGCGCGCGCCCAGGTCCTGGCCGACACGCTCGACCGTGCCACCGGCTCGTTCCTCGACAACGACAAGTCGCCCACCCGCCGCGTCGGCGGCATCGACAACCGCGGATCGCACTACTGGCTCGGCCGCTACTGGGCCGAGGAGCTGGCGGGCCAGAGCGTCGACGCGGAGCTGGCCGCCATCTTCGCCCCCGTCGCCGCCGCGCTGGCCGATGGAGAGGCGAGGATCGTCGGCGAGCTGAACGGCGTGCAGGGCCACCCGGCCGACATCGGCGGCTACTACCGCCCCGACGAGGCGAAGACAACCGCCGTCATGCGGCCGTCGGTGACGCTCAACGCCGTGATCGACGCACTGGGCTGA
- a CDS encoding heme oxygenase (biliverdin-producing) has protein sequence MTTQLAATGLAARLRTETRAAHESAENSAFMTRLAHGEATRKDLLALTRQLLHVYEALEEAARGLADDESFAAFHDPALERVESLRADLAALGDGAEVPLTPEAEAYADRIRRISGSAPSLVAHHYTRYLGDLSGGQALGAIFGRSLGIAPGDPGISFYHFADIEKVKPYKDRYRDALDAAPFTEEQLDEAVAESVVAFELNQAIFAALDAR, from the coding sequence ATGACCACCCAGCTGGCCGCCACCGGACTCGCCGCCCGACTGCGCACGGAGACCCGCGCCGCCCACGAGAGCGCAGAGAACAGCGCCTTCATGACCCGCCTGGCCCACGGCGAGGCCACCCGCAAGGACCTGCTCGCGCTGACCCGGCAACTGCTGCACGTCTACGAGGCCCTCGAGGAAGCCGCCCGCGGGCTGGCCGACGACGAGTCCTTCGCGGCGTTCCACGATCCTGCGCTGGAGCGCGTGGAGTCGCTGCGCGCCGACCTTGCGGCCCTGGGCGACGGCGCAGAGGTGCCCCTGACCCCGGAGGCAGAGGCCTACGCCGACCGGATCCGGCGGATCTCCGGCAGCGCCCCGTCACTGGTCGCGCACCACTACACGCGTTACCTCGGCGACCTGTCGGGCGGCCAGGCGCTCGGCGCGATCTTCGGGCGCTCGCTCGGCATCGCCCCCGGCGACCCCGGCATCTCCTTCTACCATTTCGCCGACATCGAGAAGGTCAAGCCGTACAAGGACCGCTACCGCGACGCGCTCGACGCCGCCCCCTTCACCGAGGAGCAGCTCGACGAGGCCGTCGCGGAGTCGGTCGTCGCGTTCGAGCTCAACCAGGCCATCTTCGCCGCGCTCGACGCCCGCTGA
- a CDS encoding esterase/lipase family protein codes for MPIADGLRVVARRGWFWGADYRYVAWALGGGLMRRAVPARYADGDGRPVVLLPGVLEDWTMMRPVAEALHAAGHPVHTLPELRRNTATLADGAVIAAAYLAVRDLTDVVLVAHSKGGLVGKLVMLGEEGARVHSLVAVATPFAGSSLARLIPWRVVSSLSPADAAIVDLGARSEVNDRITSISPAFDPHIPGGSHLPGAVNVEVAAMGHFRILSDADTLAAVVDAASR; via the coding sequence ATGCCCATCGCTGACGGCCTCCGCGTGGTGGCGCGGCGGGGCTGGTTCTGGGGAGCCGACTACCGCTACGTCGCCTGGGCGCTGGGCGGCGGCCTCATGCGCCGGGCCGTCCCCGCCCGCTACGCCGACGGCGACGGGCGCCCAGTGGTGCTGCTGCCGGGGGTGCTGGAGGACTGGACCATGATGCGCCCGGTCGCCGAGGCGCTGCACGCCGCCGGGCATCCCGTCCACACGCTGCCGGAGCTCCGCCGCAACACCGCCACCCTGGCCGACGGCGCCGTGATCGCCGCCGCCTACCTCGCGGTCCGCGACCTGACCGACGTCGTGCTGGTCGCGCACTCCAAGGGCGGACTTGTCGGCAAGCTCGTCATGCTGGGGGAGGAGGGCGCTCGGGTCCACTCGCTCGTGGCGGTCGCGACGCCGTTCGCCGGCTCTTCGCTGGCCAGGCTCATCCCCTGGCGGGTGGTCAGCTCGCTCAGCCCCGCGGACGCCGCGATCGTGGACCTGGGTGCCCGGAGTGAGGTCAACGACCGCATCACGTCGATCAGCCCCGCCTTCGACCCGCACATCCCCGGCGGGTCGCACCTGCCCGGCGCAGTCAACGTCGAGGTCGCGGCGATGGGTCACTTCCGGATCCTGAGCGACGCGGACACCCTGGCCGCCGTCGTCGACGCCGCCTCGCGCTGA